A single genomic interval of uncultured Sphaerochaeta sp. harbors:
- a CDS encoding YibE/F family protein has protein sequence MKKAERSYREWSLLAVLLGVVLLLIMIPTGFEREIYINAIGSRARVVSLDNSNMYQTGVVRMGEQICTIEILSGPHAGKQSEAINLLNGKLEFDTVYEEGDIAWVLVEQDKEGEIVFTNMVSHYRFSKELLLLTLFAFGLILFSGKTGVRTIISFALAFLLIWKVLIPLTLKGYEPMLVSLLVGSFLAVACLLLVAGLTKKAYAAIIGTIICSVITVLFSMWGTWYLKLHGAVMPWSESLLFAGFESMQLTKVFQSAIYLSCLGALLDLAIDISSALEEVQRHHPSITRTALIQSGLTIGRSVVGSQTTTLLLAYIGSYLTIMMVYMAQGTPVMSILNSPSVAAEILHTMVGCIALVLVAPITSVTCGYLYTSRNSELKVLVQNHADASISGR, from the coding sequence ATGAAGAAAGCGGAACGTAGCTATCGAGAGTGGTCATTGTTGGCTGTCCTGCTAGGTGTGGTACTCCTCCTGATAATGATCCCAACCGGTTTTGAGCGAGAGATATATATAAACGCAATAGGAAGCAGAGCAAGGGTAGTCTCCTTGGACAACTCAAACATGTATCAAACCGGGGTGGTCCGCATGGGTGAACAGATTTGTACAATAGAGATACTCTCTGGACCTCATGCAGGTAAACAGTCTGAGGCTATAAACCTGCTCAATGGAAAACTCGAATTCGATACTGTATATGAAGAAGGGGATATTGCCTGGGTATTGGTAGAGCAGGACAAGGAAGGGGAGATCGTATTCACCAACATGGTCAGCCATTACCGTTTCTCGAAAGAGTTGCTTCTTCTTACACTTTTTGCCTTTGGACTTATTCTCTTCTCAGGGAAGACGGGAGTTAGGACGATCATTTCATTTGCCTTGGCCTTTTTACTCATTTGGAAAGTACTTATCCCTCTTACACTCAAGGGCTATGAGCCAATGCTGGTTTCCCTATTGGTTGGCTCCTTTCTTGCTGTTGCTTGCTTGCTGCTGGTAGCCGGGCTGACAAAGAAAGCCTATGCGGCGATCATTGGGACTATTATTTGCTCTGTCATCACTGTACTGTTCTCGATGTGGGGAACATGGTATTTGAAATTGCATGGGGCTGTTATGCCCTGGTCGGAGTCGTTGCTGTTTGCCGGCTTTGAGAGCATGCAACTGACCAAGGTGTTTCAGTCAGCGATCTATCTCTCCTGTTTAGGTGCATTGCTGGACTTGGCCATTGATATCAGCTCCGCACTGGAAGAGGTACAGAGACACCACCCCTCCATCACTCGTACTGCACTTATTCAGAGCGGCCTTACGATTGGTCGATCCGTGGTAGGGAGCCAGACAACAACCCTTTTGCTTGCGTATATTGGGAGTTATCTCACCATCATGATGGTGTACATGGCGCAGGGCACCCCGGTTATGAGTATTCTCAATAGCCCGAGCGTTGCAGCAGAAATACTCCATACCATGGTAGGTTGTATCGCTCTGGTACTGGTTGCTCCCATTACCTCAGTTACCTGTGGATATCTCTATACCAGCAGAAATTCAGAGCTGAAGGTGCTGGTTCAGAATCACGCTGATGCCAGTATTTCCGGAAGATAG
- a CDS encoding alkaline phosphatase, which yields MKKRLILVLLLLAAVTLGLAAQPAGESTPTWEVTEQQTAKAPKYVFMFIGDGMSHVQINAAQVLKGNNTKGSVSLEKLTFTEFPVSGLQTTYDATSFCPDSASTATSLSSGYKTHSGVLGLGIDKQYVGKNIAERLKEQKDWKVGIVSTVTINHATPAAYYAHVPSRNNYYDIGVQMANSGFDYFAGGSVNKAEDGGKQSIYTLLEEQGYLVTDDKSEILSLSDKSGRVYAQSPRLQDGGAMPYAIDMNASDVTLAQFVKKGIDVLDNEKGFFMMVESGKIDWACHANDAASEIRDLLAFDEAIQEAVTFAEAHPEETLIVVTGDHETGGMTIGFASTGYNTAFNILENQRVSYVAFDGIMQEAIANNPDLTFQEALVLVEEYFGLVPPGSKASSEVLALTSLEYSRLEEAFRQAMLPKGNRANDQLSYQLYGSYNPFSITLTHILNNKAGIGWTSYSHTGTPVGVFAYGVGSEMFAGSYDNTDIFAKLKSLVEVV from the coding sequence AGTAACTTTGGGTCTTGCAGCACAGCCTGCAGGAGAGAGTACACCTACTTGGGAAGTCACAGAGCAACAGACTGCAAAAGCACCCAAGTATGTCTTTATGTTCATCGGTGACGGTATGAGTCACGTACAGATCAATGCTGCCCAGGTATTGAAAGGAAACAACACCAAGGGTTCTGTCTCCTTGGAGAAACTCACATTCACAGAGTTCCCGGTCTCTGGGTTACAGACAACCTATGATGCAACCTCCTTCTGCCCTGATTCAGCTTCCACAGCAACCAGCTTGTCCTCAGGGTATAAAACCCACAGTGGTGTTCTCGGATTGGGAATAGACAAACAGTATGTGGGAAAGAACATTGCTGAACGGCTCAAGGAGCAGAAGGACTGGAAAGTGGGAATCGTCTCAACGGTAACCATCAACCATGCTACTCCTGCAGCCTACTACGCCCATGTCCCTTCCCGGAACAACTACTATGACATCGGCGTGCAAATGGCAAATAGTGGTTTTGACTACTTTGCTGGTGGTTCGGTCAACAAAGCAGAAGATGGGGGAAAGCAGAGTATCTATACCTTGCTGGAAGAACAAGGGTATTTGGTCACCGATGACAAGAGCGAAATACTCTCACTCTCAGACAAGAGTGGAAGAGTCTATGCCCAAAGCCCAAGACTGCAGGATGGTGGGGCAATGCCGTATGCAATCGACATGAATGCAAGCGATGTCACCCTGGCTCAGTTCGTCAAGAAGGGAATTGATGTGCTTGATAATGAGAAGGGCTTCTTCATGATGGTAGAGTCTGGGAAGATTGACTGGGCTTGTCATGCCAATGATGCAGCATCGGAAATCAGGGACTTGCTTGCATTCGATGAGGCAATTCAGGAAGCAGTCACATTTGCTGAAGCCCATCCAGAGGAGACGTTGATTGTAGTAACCGGTGACCATGAAACTGGTGGTATGACTATCGGATTTGCATCCACTGGGTACAATACAGCATTCAACATCCTTGAAAACCAGAGAGTCTCCTACGTAGCATTCGATGGAATTATGCAGGAGGCAATTGCAAACAACCCGGATTTGACTTTCCAAGAAGCACTGGTATTGGTTGAAGAGTACTTTGGCTTGGTCCCTCCTGGAAGCAAAGCCTCATCGGAGGTGCTGGCATTGACCAGTCTTGAGTACTCAAGGCTGGAGGAGGCATTCCGCCAGGCAATGCTGCCAAAGGGCAACCGTGCGAATGACCAGCTGAGTTACCAACTCTACGGAAGCTACAATCCATTCTCCATTACCCTGACTCATATCCTGAACAACAAGGCTGGTATTGGTTGGACGAGTTACTCACATACAGGAACCCCTGTGGGAGTGTTCGCCTACGGGGTTGGCTCAGAGATGTTTGCTGGCTCCTATGATAACACCGATATATTCGCCAAGTTGAAATCACTTGTAGAAGTTGTATAA